One window of Peteryoungia desertarenae genomic DNA carries:
- a CDS encoding FecR domain-containing protein gives MFSFVRNILVMLAVLIPTMSMAASGDWTAAKATRQVAYTIDKTNWIPVKNGDVIPNRAWVSTGPRGRLQLVRGSESIAFQPNTMAAIVTKSGLFSRKTQIAQHTGTLDLEIETRGRPHTTVRTPFLAAVVKGTGFRVTVGARSASVTVRHGLVEVTSNEGERSNIGAGQSAEVSTSGGMQVAGKTERPDVTRVSEQPSIFGSGLFGPRDDAPPSDGRRNENSDRGNGNGGGDGNGGGSGNGGGSGNGGGNGNGDGNGNGGGNGNGGGNGNGGGNGNGGGNGNGGGNGNGGGNGNGGGNGNGGGNGNGGGNGNGGGNGNGGGNGNGGGNGNGGGNGNGGGNGNGGGNGKGKG, from the coding sequence ATGTTCAGTTTTGTTCGAAACATCCTCGTGATGCTGGCCGTTCTCATTCCAACCATGTCCATGGCGGCATCGGGTGATTGGACAGCAGCCAAGGCGACCAGGCAGGTCGCATACACAATCGACAAGACGAACTGGATCCCGGTGAAAAATGGCGATGTGATTCCGAATCGTGCCTGGGTATCCACTGGCCCGCGCGGCAGGCTTCAACTTGTCAGAGGGAGCGAGAGCATCGCCTTTCAGCCAAACACGATGGCTGCCATTGTGACCAAGTCGGGCTTGTTTTCGCGAAAGACCCAGATTGCGCAGCACACGGGTACACTTGATCTTGAGATCGAAACACGTGGTCGTCCGCATACGACGGTCCGGACACCCTTTCTTGCCGCCGTGGTCAAAGGAACCGGTTTTCGAGTGACCGTCGGCGCAAGGTCGGCCTCGGTGACAGTCCGCCACGGTCTTGTTGAAGTCACATCCAATGAAGGCGAACGCTCGAATATAGGCGCTGGCCAGAGTGCGGAGGTTTCGACTTCCGGTGGCATGCAGGTAGCAGGGAAGACGGAACGACCGGACGTCACGCGGGTCTCCGAACAGCCGAGCATCTTTGGCTCTGGCCTCTTTGGCCCGCGTGATGACGCGCCCCCGAGCGATGGACGCCGCAACGAAAACAGTGATCGCGGCAACGGTAACGGTGGCGGAGACGGCAACGGTGGTGGAAGCGGCAATGGCGGTGGAAGCGGCAATGGCGGTGGAAACGGCAATGGCGATGGAAACGGCAACGGCGGCGGAAACGGCAATGGCGGTGGAAACGGCAATGGCGGCGGAAACGGCAACGGCGGCGGAAACGGCAATGGCGGCGGAAACGGCAACGGCGGTGGAAACGGCAACGGCGGTGGAAACGGCAACGGCGGTGGAAACGGCAATGGCGGTGGAAACGGCAATGGCGGTGGAAACGGCAATGGCGGTGGAAACGGCAATGGCGGTGGAAACGGCAATGGCGGTGGAAACGGCAATGGCGGTGGAAACGGCAATGGCGGTGGAAACGGAAAGGGCAAAGGATAG
- a CDS encoding AMP-binding protein, whose translation MNQVYVPPRPWLASYGATIPQELPELRYSSLPDLVHKSSVANDKRKAFTCVVPNGMNGTLTYAEIGEMSDAFAAFLHHDCGLRPGDRVAVQLPNCLAYPVVAFGVFKAGCVLVNTNPLYTPSEMIHQFNDAGAKALVLIDMFADKLAEVVPKTGIQSVILAGIPEFFPRIPEVIVRGVQKVWSKTLPPVPKLDVATLRLKQALAMGRAHHANVAAMWENVGPDDLALLQYTGGTTGVAKGAMLTHGNILSNLEQVKAVSSGMMAKNDQVLTALPLYHIFSFTANLITFFELGARNILIPSPRPVQNLQRAIENYPITWITGVNTLFNGLMNEEWFAAYPPKQLRAAIAGGTALHEAVATRWRVMTGTQIAEGYGLTETSPLVSFNPLDDRAKPGSIGMPVPGCDVLLVDEDSKPVATGEPGELIVRGVQVMKGYWQRPEETAAAIQNDWFYTGDIAVMDEEGFLRIVDRKKDMVLVSGFNVYPNEVEAVLSKMDAVLEAAVVAVPDAKTGEAVRAYVVKNPDYEGELTKEDVFKHCRQYLSDYKVPKSVVFRDVLPKSPIGKILRKDLKAEIRSEFAL comes from the coding sequence ATGAATCAGGTTTATGTGCCGCCACGACCGTGGCTGGCATCCTATGGTGCTACCATTCCTCAGGAATTGCCGGAGCTGCGCTATAGCAGCCTGCCAGATCTGGTGCACAAATCATCTGTTGCCAATGACAAGCGCAAGGCCTTCACCTGCGTCGTGCCAAATGGCATGAACGGTACGCTGACCTATGCTGAAATCGGAGAAATGTCGGACGCATTCGCGGCATTTCTCCATCATGACTGCGGCCTGCGACCGGGGGATAGAGTCGCCGTCCAGCTGCCAAACTGCCTTGCCTATCCCGTCGTCGCTTTTGGCGTTTTCAAGGCGGGATGCGTTCTGGTCAACACCAATCCACTCTACACGCCGAGTGAAATGATCCATCAGTTCAATGACGCCGGTGCAAAGGCGCTGGTGCTGATTGACATGTTCGCCGACAAGCTGGCGGAGGTCGTTCCGAAAACCGGCATCCAGTCGGTGATCCTGGCCGGGATCCCGGAATTCTTTCCTCGTATTCCGGAGGTGATTGTCCGAGGGGTGCAGAAGGTTTGGAGCAAGACGCTGCCCCCTGTTCCAAAGCTCGATGTGGCAACGCTGCGTCTCAAGCAGGCGCTGGCCATGGGACGGGCGCATCACGCCAATGTCGCGGCCATGTGGGAAAACGTCGGCCCGGATGATCTGGCGCTTCTGCAGTATACGGGCGGAACCACGGGCGTTGCAAAGGGTGCCATGCTCACCCATGGGAACATTCTGTCGAACCTTGAGCAGGTCAAGGCCGTGTCCTCGGGCATGATGGCCAAGAACGACCAGGTTCTGACGGCGCTGCCGCTCTATCACATCTTCTCTTTCACCGCGAACCTGATCACCTTTTTCGAACTCGGCGCCCGCAACATCCTGATCCCGTCGCCAAGGCCGGTGCAGAATCTGCAGCGGGCGATCGAGAACTATCCGATTACCTGGATCACCGGTGTCAACACGCTGTTCAATGGGTTGATGAATGAGGAATGGTTTGCCGCCTATCCGCCGAAGCAGTTGCGAGCCGCTATTGCCGGCGGCACGGCGCTGCATGAGGCGGTTGCAACGCGCTGGCGCGTGATGACCGGTACGCAGATCGCCGAGGGTTACGGTCTGACCGAGACATCACCGCTCGTCAGTTTCAACCCGCTGGACGATCGCGCAAAACCCGGCAGCATCGGGATGCCGGTACCTGGTTGCGACGTGCTTCTGGTGGACGAGGACAGCAAGCCGGTTGCCACCGGCGAACCGGGCGAGCTTATCGTTCGCGGTGTCCAGGTCATGAAGGGCTATTGGCAGCGACCGGAAGAAACGGCCGCCGCAATCCAGAATGACTGGTTCTATACCGGAGACATTGCGGTGATGGATGAGGAGGGTTTCCTGCGCATCGTCGACCGCAAGAAGGATATGGTCCTCGTGTCCGGCTTCAACGTCTATCCCAATGAAGTGGAAGCGGTGCTTTCCAAAATGGATGCCGTGCTGGAAGCGGCTGTCGTTGCCGTTCCCGATGCGAAGACGGGTGAGGCGGTCCGGGCTTATGTGGTCAAGAACCCCGATTACGAGGGCGAACTGACCAAGGAGGATGTCTTCAAGCATTGCCGCCAGTATCTGAGCGATTATAAGGTGCCGAAGTCAGTGGTCTTCCGCGATGTTTTGCCCAAGTCACCGATCGGCAAGATCCTGCGCAAGGATCTCAAAGCCGAGATCCGTTCCGAATTCGCTCTGTGA
- a CDS encoding bile acid:sodium symporter family protein, with amino-acid sequence MLTELETTLLGIMMMVIMLGMGASMTFRDFLIAFRKPKGILVGLLSQYMVMPFLGYALAVILGLPSAMAVGLILIACMPGGTTSNIFAYFSKGVLALSIMMTTVSTLVAVVTVPSLLSFYGGLAGVTGDYVIPAGNVAQVLVVLLVPTVLGMVLRKWSANVGASVELIGSMLGVVVILFLIVTWVPRNYQMLLDTPLPVYVAAIGIGLTGMLLGYWLARALKQDSNRSRTISLETGIQNGPLAALIVTLTFTGVQQQEVLFIPVLYSLFIVITSSIVTIWYRSHATAEALARDAAKIRT; translated from the coding sequence ATGCTGACCGAGCTTGAAACAACACTGCTGGGCATCATGATGATGGTCATCATGCTGGGCATGGGCGCATCCATGACCTTCCGCGACTTCCTGATTGCATTCCGCAAGCCAAAGGGGATCCTTGTCGGATTGCTGTCCCAGTATATGGTCATGCCCTTCCTGGGCTATGCGCTTGCCGTCATTCTGGGCTTGCCGTCTGCCATGGCGGTCGGCCTGATCCTGATCGCCTGCATGCCGGGAGGAACCACCAGCAATATCTTCGCCTATTTTTCCAAGGGTGTTCTGGCCCTTTCGATCATGATGACCACCGTCTCGACCCTTGTCGCCGTGGTCACCGTCCCCTCTCTATTGAGCTTCTATGGTGGACTGGCGGGTGTGACCGGCGATTATGTAATCCCGGCAGGCAATGTCGCACAGGTCCTTGTCGTGCTGCTGGTGCCGACGGTATTGGGCATGGTGCTGCGCAAATGGAGCGCGAATGTCGGGGCCAGCGTGGAACTGATCGGCTCCATGCTCGGTGTCGTTGTGATCCTGTTCCTGATCGTCACCTGGGTGCCGCGCAATTACCAGATGTTGCTGGATACGCCTTTGCCGGTCTATGTGGCGGCAATCGGCATCGGGCTCACCGGCATGCTGCTCGGTTATTGGCTGGCCCGCGCGCTCAAGCAGGACAGCAACCGCTCGCGCACCATCAGCCTTGAGACAGGAATCCAGAATGGACCGCTGGCCGCGTTGATCGTCACCTTGACCTTCACCGGCGTCCAGCAACAGGAAGTCTTGTTCATTCCCGTCCTCTATAGCCTCTTTATTGTCATAACCTCGTCCATTGTCACCATCTGGTACCGGAGCCATGCCACGGCAGAAGCTCTGGCCCGCGACGCGGCCAAGATCAGAACCTGA
- the ribB gene encoding 3,4-dihydroxy-2-butanone-4-phosphate synthase, which yields MTLSKIEDALETLAHGGMVVVVDDEDRENEGDIIVASDHVTPESIAFMMKHARGLVCIAMEGERLDALDIPLMVPNNTEYLKTAFTVSVDYIHGTTTGISAADRAKTVRALMDDATKPEDFARPGHIFPLRAHPDGVLGRPGHTEAAVDLARLIGAKPSGVICEVANDDGTMARLPDLIEFCKLHSLPLISIEDLIRYRAVSRDASRPAVAA from the coding sequence ATGACACTTTCGAAAATTGAAGACGCATTGGAGACCCTTGCACACGGGGGAATGGTCGTCGTCGTTGATGACGAGGATCGGGAAAACGAAGGCGACATCATCGTTGCATCCGATCACGTAACCCCTGAGAGCATTGCTTTCATGATGAAGCATGCCCGCGGGCTGGTGTGCATCGCCATGGAAGGCGAAAGGCTCGATGCGCTCGACATCCCCCTGATGGTCCCGAACAACACGGAGTACCTGAAGACGGCCTTTACCGTGTCGGTGGACTATATCCATGGAACCACCACCGGGATCTCGGCCGCAGACAGAGCCAAAACCGTTCGAGCGCTGATGGATGACGCTACCAAGCCCGAAGACTTCGCGCGGCCAGGGCATATCTTCCCGTTGCGTGCCCATCCAGACGGTGTTTTAGGCCGCCCAGGGCATACCGAAGCCGCCGTTGATCTCGCGCGGCTTATTGGTGCCAAACCGTCGGGTGTGATCTGTGAGGTCGCCAACGACGACGGCACCATGGCACGACTGCCGGACCTGATCGAATTCTGCAAGCTGCACAGTCTCCCGCTGATTTCGATCGAGGACCTGATCCGTTACAGGGCTGTCAGTAGAGACGCATCTCGGCCCGCCGTTGCTGCGTGA
- a CDS encoding SDR family oxidoreductase, with protein sequence MSDMTLNAPRLFDLSGNVALVTGAGSGIGQRIAIGLAQCGADVALLDRRTDDGLATTARHVKAAGRRSIEIAADVTQSASLNDAVSRTEAELGPLTLAVNAAGIANANPAEEMEEAQFQTMMDINLKGVFLSCQAEARAMLKNGRGSIVNIASMSGVIVNRGLNQCHYNASKAGVIHMSKSMAMEWVGRGIRVNTISPGYTATPMNTRPEMVHQTKLFEEQTPMQRMATVDEMVGPAVFLLSGAASFVTGVDLLVDGGFCCW encoded by the coding sequence ATGTCGGACATGACTTTGAACGCCCCGAGACTCTTTGATCTCTCAGGCAATGTCGCTTTGGTGACAGGGGCCGGCAGCGGCATCGGCCAGCGAATTGCGATCGGCCTTGCTCAATGCGGCGCAGATGTTGCGCTTCTGGATCGCCGCACCGATGACGGGCTGGCGACGACGGCGCGCCATGTCAAAGCCGCAGGCCGGCGTAGCATCGAAATCGCGGCGGACGTGACACAATCCGCCTCCTTGAACGATGCCGTTTCCCGGACGGAGGCCGAACTCGGCCCGCTGACGCTTGCCGTCAATGCGGCAGGCATCGCCAATGCCAATCCGGCCGAAGAGATGGAAGAAGCGCAGTTTCAGACGATGATGGATATCAACCTGAAGGGCGTCTTCCTTTCCTGCCAAGCGGAAGCCCGTGCCATGCTGAAGAACGGACGCGGATCGATCGTCAACATCGCGTCCATGTCGGGCGTCATCGTCAATCGCGGGCTCAACCAATGCCACTACAATGCTTCCAAGGCCGGCGTCATCCATATGTCCAAGTCTATGGCGATGGAATGGGTGGGGCGCGGTATCCGGGTCAACACGATCAGCCCCGGCTATACGGCGACACCGATGAACACCCGCCCCGAGATGGTGCACCAGACCAAACTGTTTGAGGAGCAGACTCCAATGCAGCGGATGGCGACGGTGGACGAGATGGTAGGTCCGGCGGTCTTTCTACTTTCCGGTGCCGCGAGCTTTGTCACGGGTGTCGATCTTCTGGTTGATGGAGGTTTCTGCTGCTGGTGA
- a CDS encoding sugar ABC transporter ATP-binding protein, producing MTANDLPPILSLRQIRKVYGSLEVLHGIDLDVRAGEVVALLGENGAGKSTLSKIISGAVQPTAGSMSWFGAPYAPATPRAAMDAGVGMIHQELKLLPQLSIAENVFVGRYLTRGGRIDRQAMEERAHAGLQRLGLDVSPRRLVEGLSTAKQQLIEIAKALTLNARLLILDEPTAALGGEETQLLFRQIERLKADGVGIIYISHRLEEIRQIADRIVVMRDGAKVQEFGRGDVPVRTIVEAMVGRSLDRMFPPVPVPSDDIMLEVRGLSSPSGTFSNIDFTVKRGEVFGIAGLVGAGRTELVRAITGADPIATGDVVLDGAVITPRSPSDAIRNGIVLVPEDRKLQGLVLEHSITENIGYANFDAVSKAGWITSKRLSQFANDYIKKFGVKGRGEQNAGELSGGNQQKVVLAKWLARNPRVVVLDEPTRGIDVGARSSIYDTIMELARQGIAVIVVSSDLEEVLGVSNRIMVMAQGKQAGILDREDANDVSVMELATI from the coding sequence ATGACTGCCAATGACCTCCCTCCCATCCTCTCGCTCCGGCAGATCCGCAAGGTCTACGGATCACTTGAGGTCCTGCATGGCATCGACCTTGATGTGAGAGCGGGTGAAGTCGTGGCGCTGCTCGGCGAAAACGGCGCCGGGAAATCGACCCTTTCTAAGATTATCTCCGGCGCCGTTCAGCCAACTGCCGGCTCAATGTCGTGGTTTGGCGCGCCTTATGCGCCTGCCACACCGCGCGCTGCCATGGATGCCGGTGTCGGCATGATCCATCAGGAGCTGAAACTCCTGCCGCAACTCTCGATCGCCGAAAATGTCTTCGTTGGTCGCTATCTGACCAGGGGCGGACGCATCGACCGTCAGGCTATGGAAGAGCGTGCCCATGCGGGCCTTCAGAGGTTGGGTCTCGACGTATCGCCTCGGCGCCTTGTGGAGGGCCTGTCCACCGCCAAGCAGCAGTTGATCGAAATCGCCAAGGCGCTGACGCTGAACGCTCGCCTGCTCATTCTCGACGAGCCCACAGCAGCACTCGGAGGCGAAGAAACACAACTTCTCTTCCGCCAGATCGAACGCCTGAAGGCTGACGGCGTTGGCATCATCTACATCTCCCACAGACTTGAAGAAATTCGTCAGATTGCTGACCGCATCGTGGTCATGCGTGACGGAGCAAAGGTGCAGGAATTTGGCAGAGGTGACGTCCCAGTACGCACCATTGTAGAGGCCATGGTTGGCCGCTCACTGGATCGTATGTTCCCCCCGGTGCCTGTTCCGTCCGACGACATCATGCTCGAGGTGCGTGGACTGTCCTCTCCATCTGGCACATTCAGCAACATTGATTTTACTGTAAAGCGCGGCGAAGTCTTTGGGATTGCAGGTCTGGTGGGTGCGGGCCGGACCGAACTCGTTCGCGCGATCACGGGGGCGGACCCGATCGCGACCGGCGACGTGGTGCTCGACGGCGCGGTGATCACTCCGCGATCGCCCAGCGACGCAATCCGCAATGGCATTGTCCTTGTGCCGGAAGACCGCAAGCTACAGGGCCTCGTTCTCGAACACTCCATCACGGAAAACATCGGCTACGCCAATTTCGACGCCGTCTCGAAGGCCGGCTGGATAACCTCCAAGCGGCTGAGCCAATTCGCCAACGACTACATCAAGAAGTTCGGCGTTAAGGGGCGCGGCGAGCAGAATGCAGGCGAGCTTTCGGGTGGCAACCAGCAGAAGGTTGTTCTGGCCAAGTGGCTGGCTAGGAATCCCAGGGTTGTCGTCCTTGATGAGCCGACGCGGGGCATTGATGTCGGCGCGCGTTCATCAATCTACGACACCATAATGGAACTCGCTCGCCAAGGCATCGCCGTCATCGTGGTCAGCTCGGATCTGGAAGAGGTTCTCGGAGTCTCTAATCGGATCATGGTAATGGCTCAGGGAAAACAAGCGGGCATTCTCGACCGCGAGGACGCCAATGATGTGTCGGTCATGGAACTGGCCACGATCTGA
- a CDS encoding substrate-binding domain-containing protein, whose amino-acid sequence MKLKTMLFAAAALATTALNPLGASAEEVKKIGLAVSNLQADYFNQIKIGVEAYAKEKGIEVITVDAKNDSATQVSQVQDLLTQDIDAFIYIPAGAAAAAVPTRLAKEAGIPVVNVDRNAEGAPGDTFIATDNATSAYEVCKHIIGLAGGQGKMIMIHGQKGTTPEVERTKGCMKAIEENSGVELVAQQWSEQWSQAEGLNIGQNLLQAHPDVSLIFAQADGLALGAAQAVKVSGVSQRVYVGGFDGDTTALPILAEGGFDATATQQVRGIGRLAVDSAIKLAAGETLPAEQLLPGFLTTPENAAKFVAEHP is encoded by the coding sequence ATGAAACTCAAAACCATGCTTTTCGCCGCCGCCGCACTGGCGACTACGGCTCTCAACCCACTCGGCGCTTCCGCCGAAGAGGTGAAGAAGATCGGGCTCGCCGTGTCGAACCTGCAGGCCGACTACTTCAACCAAATCAAGATCGGCGTCGAAGCCTATGCCAAAGAAAAGGGCATCGAAGTCATCACCGTAGACGCCAAAAATGACAGCGCGACCCAGGTCAGCCAGGTTCAGGATCTTCTTACGCAGGACATCGACGCCTTCATCTACATTCCAGCCGGCGCCGCCGCTGCTGCCGTTCCGACACGTCTTGCCAAGGAAGCTGGCATCCCCGTCGTCAACGTTGACCGCAATGCTGAAGGCGCCCCCGGCGACACCTTCATCGCAACCGACAACGCGACTTCGGCCTACGAAGTCTGCAAGCACATCATTGGTCTCGCTGGCGGCCAGGGCAAGATGATCATGATTCACGGCCAGAAGGGCACCACCCCTGAAGTCGAGCGCACAAAGGGCTGCATGAAGGCGATCGAGGAGAATTCGGGTGTCGAGCTGGTGGCTCAGCAGTGGAGCGAGCAGTGGTCACAGGCCGAAGGTCTCAACATTGGCCAGAACCTGCTGCAGGCTCATCCGGACGTCTCGTTGATCTTCGCACAGGCTGACGGTCTGGCTCTCGGTGCCGCACAAGCAGTCAAGGTCTCTGGCGTGTCGCAGCGCGTTTACGTGGGAGGCTTCGACGGTGACACTACGGCCCTGCCGATCCTTGCTGAAGGCGGCTTCGATGCTACCGCAACACAGCAGGTTCGCGGCATCGGCCGCCTCGCGGTCGACAGCGCCATCAAGCTTGCTGCAGGCGAAACTCTGCCGGCGGAACAACTCCTTCCGGGCTTCCTGACAACTCCGGAGAATGCCGCGAAGTTCGTCGCCGAGCACCCTTAA
- a CDS encoding ABC transporter permease, translating into MSISATDQERGAGASAMAALRGTTGPLIGLILLCIFLSFATDKFMSARNLLNILDQVTVLGIMAVGMTMVILIGGIDLAVGSVLALTMMVMGYLANQVGLPLPVGILLALGVAAATGAVSGILITALGVPAFIATLAMMSVARGLANMITDGQQIVGFPSWFSLLAYTRYGGFLTLTVAVMLVVFVLGWLYLRYTSGGRSLYAIGGNQEVARLAGINVNLYTIGVYVVSGLLAGLAGVVLAMRLDSVQPTAGVSYELDTIAAVVIGGTSLSGGKGGILGTIIGVLIIGVLRNGLNLLGVSPFTQAVVIGVVIALAVAAEAIKRK; encoded by the coding sequence ATGTCGATATCAGCGACAGACCAAGAGCGCGGCGCTGGAGCGAGTGCCATGGCGGCACTCAGGGGTACCACCGGTCCATTGATCGGTTTGATCCTGCTTTGCATCTTCCTTTCGTTTGCCACCGACAAGTTCATGTCGGCACGCAACCTGCTGAACATCCTCGATCAGGTGACGGTGCTTGGCATCATGGCGGTCGGCATGACGATGGTCATCCTGATCGGCGGCATCGATCTGGCCGTTGGGTCGGTACTCGCACTGACGATGATGGTTATGGGTTACCTGGCCAACCAGGTTGGGCTTCCCCTGCCTGTCGGCATCCTTCTTGCCCTTGGCGTCGCCGCCGCCACAGGAGCGGTCTCTGGCATCTTGATCACTGCGCTCGGGGTGCCGGCCTTCATCGCCACGCTGGCGATGATGTCGGTTGCGCGCGGATTGGCCAATATGATCACTGACGGTCAGCAGATCGTCGGCTTTCCCTCTTGGTTCAGCTTGCTCGCCTACACGCGCTACGGCGGATTCCTGACCTTAACTGTTGCGGTCATGCTGGTCGTTTTCGTGCTCGGCTGGCTCTATCTGCGCTACACGTCTGGCGGACGTTCACTTTACGCGATCGGCGGGAATCAAGAAGTCGCCCGGCTCGCGGGGATTAACGTTAACCTCTACACCATCGGCGTCTACGTGGTGTCTGGGCTGCTTGCCGGTCTGGCGGGCGTGGTTCTCGCTATGCGCCTGGACTCGGTCCAGCCGACTGCCGGCGTTTCCTATGAGCTGGACACAATCGCGGCCGTCGTTATCGGCGGAACGAGTCTCAGCGGCGGCAAGGGCGGCATTCTTGGAACAATCATCGGCGTCTTGATCATCGGCGTGCTGCGGAATGGGTTGAACCTTCTCGGTGTCTCGCCCTTCACGCAGGCCGTCGTTATCGGCGTTGTTATCGCACTTGCTGTCGCAGCCGAAGCCATCAAGAGGAAGTGA
- a CDS encoding transketolase, whose protein sequence is MQPNDLDRIARQIRLRDLQAVYEAGAGHIGGEMSAIDILTALYFQVLRIWPDQPRHPERDRFVLSKGHVALAFYVTLAKRGFFPEEEISTFLKPHSRLNGHPNCNKVPGVETNTGPLGHGLPVAVGMAKAAKLTGAAYRTYVLTGDGEMQEGSNWEAISSAAQFGLDNLTLIIDHNRFQQGAALSDTNNMAPFGSKLQAFGWDVTEINGNAMSEIVPALQHRSDRPHCIVAHTNKGHGISFMQDRVDWHHKVPNAEQYKIALAELSEVLR, encoded by the coding sequence ATGCAGCCGAATGATCTTGACCGCATCGCAAGGCAGATCCGCCTTCGCGATCTCCAGGCGGTCTACGAAGCGGGCGCTGGCCATATCGGTGGCGAGATGTCAGCAATCGACATCCTCACAGCGCTGTATTTTCAGGTCCTCAGGATCTGGCCGGATCAGCCAAGGCATCCGGAGCGCGATCGTTTCGTGCTGTCCAAGGGGCATGTCGCGCTGGCATTTTACGTGACGCTCGCGAAGCGTGGCTTCTTCCCCGAGGAGGAGATTTCAACATTCCTCAAGCCACATTCGCGTCTCAATGGGCATCCCAATTGTAACAAGGTTCCTGGCGTTGAAACCAATACAGGACCCCTTGGCCATGGCCTGCCGGTCGCAGTGGGTATGGCGAAGGCAGCCAAGTTGACCGGCGCTGCTTATCGCACCTACGTCCTGACTGGTGACGGCGAGATGCAGGAAGGCTCTAACTGGGAAGCCATTTCCTCGGCCGCCCAGTTCGGTCTCGATAACTTGACCCTGATCATCGACCACAACCGTTTTCAGCAGGGTGCGGCCTTGAGCGACACCAATAACATGGCACCCTTTGGCTCCAAGCTTCAGGCTTTCGGCTGGGATGTTACGGAGATCAACGGCAACGCCATGTCAGAAATCGTGCCGGCGCTGCAGCACCGCTCTGATCGTCCACACTGCATTGTCGCTCACACGAATAAGGGCCACGGCATTTCCTTCATGCAGGACCGCGTTGATTGGCACCACAAGGTGCCGAACGCCGAACAATACAAAATCGCTCTCGCCGAGCTCTCGGAGGTGCTGCGATGA